A segment of the Bacillus sp. es.034 genome:
GAAAGTCGGATAGGTGAGGACAAAGGGGTAAGTAACATCATGACCCGGATAAAAAAGGCATATATAAGAACCTTTCTGTCCGGGTCATTGAAACCTTTATCCTTTATTGCTTTGTATGATTCGCTTCATCTTTTATTTCATTGCGGAAAGCCTCTAGACTCTCACGGCGGCATTCATTCTTTGCCTGGATGGACTGAAGCTGCTCTTCACTGTCCGTATAGGCCATCGACTTCTCGGCCTGGTCCATATTCTCAATCGTATGCTGAACCATACCCTGAAGCTTCTCTACATTATCACTGCGGTCATCCGGATTTGGTTTATCCCATGCCATCCTGCATTCCTCCTGTGATCAATAGTATAAGGGACGGACCTCTATGGCTGGTCCCTCTTCAAACGAATGAATTATTCACCCTTTGTTTGAATCACTTGTGCATGCTTACCTGATTTATCCTGCATTTGTTTTCCTTTGTTGCCTCCTGCAGACCTCGATTGTGTCCCGATATGGTTAGGTGCGAAGTGATTCGGACTTCCCTTTGAGTTACTCATGAATATCCCCCCTTACTAGTATGATTACCAAAATGACTAGGAAGAATAGGCGTAATAATTGGAAGTAATATTATCAGGGCAAAAAAAATAAGCCTCGTAATTTCTTACTCGGCTTTGCTTACTGGACGCTTTATTTCAAGTCTTGCATCAATGCGCTCTTCAATGGCATCAATGGCATCCTGATCCAACAGAAGTTGTTGTTTGTTTTCTTTCACCAGATCTGCAAATGATTTTTTACGTGGTCTGCGCAATACAATCCCCTCGCTCTCTATTGTGGTTTGTATAAATAGTATATCCAAATGTCAGATATTTTAAACAAAGGACACAATTGATAGTGGGGTTTGATTTGGGACTGGCCTGAGATAAGTGGTTCCCATTTATTTGAGGTCCGTCCCTTCTGTTCGCGCAATCATAAGGTTAGGGCTCTCTTTTCAGGTCCGTCCCTCACTTAATCAATGCTGTGAGGGAATGTATATTGGTGATTGCTCCGATTTGTTTGTGGGTGATGATGCCTTGTTCGTTGATGATGAACGTGGTGGGGACGGTCAGGATGTCATAAGCATTATTGATTTTGTCATCGGTGTCCAGCAGGATCGGAAATGAGAGTCCCAGTGATTTCTGGTATTCCTTGACGTTATATTGTGGATCGATATTGATAGCAAGGACTTCAACATCTTTCCCGTATTTCGTATAAAATTCCTGCATGACAGGCATTTCTTCTTTGCAGGGAGGGCACCACGTAGCCCAGAAGTTCA
Coding sequences within it:
- the tlp gene encoding small acid-soluble spore protein Tlp, which translates into the protein MAWDKPNPDDRSDNVEKLQGMVQHTIENMDQAEKSMAYTDSEEQLQSIQAKNECRRESLEAFRNEIKDEANHTKQ
- a CDS encoding acid-soluble spore protein N, which codes for MSNSKGSPNHFAPNHIGTQSRSAGGNKGKQMQDKSGKHAQVIQTKGE
- a CDS encoding FbpB family small basic protein, whose product is MRRPRKKSFADLVKENKQQLLLDQDAIDAIEERIDARLEIKRPVSKAE
- a CDS encoding TlpA disulfide reductase family protein; amino-acid sequence: MKSVFGVLLVTLLFFSFYIENKSDPASFSKSAFQQADEYNQLIDIEEGEVSETTPVENVPGPNVGDRAIDFKLDTLDGKSITLSELKGKKVIVNFWATWCPPCKEEMPVMQEFYTKYGKDVEVLAINIDPQYNVKEYQKSLGLSFPILLDTDDKINNAYDILTVPTTFIINEQGIITHKQIGAITNIHSLTALIK